One part of the Vicia villosa cultivar HV-30 ecotype Madison, WI linkage group LG6, Vvil1.0, whole genome shotgun sequence genome encodes these proteins:
- the LOC131614074 gene encoding uncharacterized protein LOC131614074, translating to MEFYYLLKKIQRGEEWCVVGDFNEVLRKEEIVGEGVPRFTKGMEEFRCFVNQMELIDLNYVGGKFTWFKDNGKALSRIDRFLLSKKFIEEWEVGEQMIDKRDFSDHSPIWLGVGKLDWGPKPFRFNNAWFKHEGFKAFLEVERKKLIVTGRGNFVLYEKLKSFKEKLKGWNKEVFGWVDLKMEEARDSINMLDMVIEDNMGGNNEVAVQARRNVSVDLWNGMHLKECMLRLKSRNLWLKEGDRNTKFFHNSFKERQRRNSITSLEGEEGRVKGVANIKEEIRGYFQNFFKEEDFARPVPEGLCFKRLEESEVVWLERDFSEVEIKEAVWSCDGDKSPGPDGYSMDFFKLN from the coding sequence ATGGAATTTTATTATCTCCTTAAAAAGATTCAGAGGGGGGAGGAATGGTGTGTGGTGGGAGATTTCAACGAAGttttgaggaaggaagaaataGTTGGGGAGGGAGTCCCTAGGTTTACTAAAGGTATGGAGGAGTTTAGATGTTTTGTGAATCAAATGGAGTTGATCGACTTAAATTATGTTGGAGGTAAATTCACGTGGTTTAAAGATAATGGTAAAGCTCTTAGTAGAATAGATAGATTTCTTCTATCTAAAAAGTTTATTGAGGAGTGGGAGGTTGGTGAACAAATGATTGATAAAAGAGACTTTTCAGACCATTCTCCTATTTGGTTAGGTGTGGGAAAGCTTGATTGGGGCCCGAAACCGTTTAGGTTTAATAATGCGTGGTTTAAACATGAAGGTTTCAAGGCATTTCTGGAGGTGGAACGGAAGAAGTTGATTGTAACGGGAAGGGGCAATTTTGTGCTTTATGAGAAATTGAAGAGCTTTAAAGAGAAACTCAAAGGGTGGAACAAGGAGGTTTTTGGGTGGGTTGACCTTAAGATGGAGGAGGCAAGGGATAGTATTAACATGTTGGATATGGTGATAGAGGATAATATGGGTGGTAACAATGAAGTAGCGGTTCAAGCTAGAAGAAATGTGTCGGTTGATCTTTGGAATGGTATGCATTTAAAAGAATGTATGCTGAGACTCAAGTCGCGTAATCTTTGGTTGAAGGAGGGGGATAGGAACACTAAATTTTTTCATAATTCTTTTAAAGAGAGACAAAGACGTAATTCTATCACTTCTTTGGAAGGAGAGGAGGGTAGAGTCAAAGGAGTTGCTAATATCAAAGAGGAGATTCgtggttattttcaaaatttctttaaaGAAGAAGACTTTGCTAGACCGGTTCCGGAAGGCCTTTGTTTTAAGAGGTTGGAGGAAAGTGAAGTGGTTTGGTTGGAGAGAGATTTTTCCGAAGTTGAGATCAAGGAGGCGGTTTGGTCTTGTGATGGTGATAAAAGTCCCGGTCCGGATGGATATTCGATGGATTTCTTTAAGTTAAATTAG